The bacterium genome segment CCATACCGGTGCCCTCGCCGCTGATGCTGGGCTGGCTGACGAACGACCTCACGCGTGAGATGTGGTCCTCGAACCGGGCGTCCATGTGGGCGAAGATGTCATCCATGTGCGGGCTCCTGGCTGCGGCGGGGTGAAGGGTTGTGCCTTCCCGGGCCGGGGATCAGGAGAAGGGGGCGGAAACCCCGCCCCCTCTTCCTGTCGGTCACTGCCTTTGTAACCCTGCGCTGACTACTGCGTTCCCGCGACCCAGCGGTAGGTCTGGAAGTCGAACAGGCCCGAGGCATCGAACAGGACGTTGACCATGCGCTTCGTGACGGCCGTCCGGGCATTCGCGTAGTACAGTGTGACCACCGGCAACTCGTCCGCGAAGACCTCCTGGAACCGATCGTACACGGCGCGCCGCTTGGTGGGATCCGCGGTCTTCACGCCCTCGTCGAGAACCTGATCCATCAGCGCGATCGAGTGGTGGCTGAGGTTGTACTGACCGCCGGTGCGATACTGCGAGGAGACGTCAGGATCGGTGGGACCTGCCCATCCCATCAGGCCCAGATCGTAGTTGCCCGCTCGCACTGCGGCCATGTGCGTTGGGAAGTCGGCCTTCTGGATCTCCGCCTTGACGCCCGCGGCTATGAGGTTTTCCCGGATGATGTCGGCCGAACGCTCACGTATGATGTTGCCGGTCGGCACCCGCAGGATGACGGTCCTGTTGAAGTCCCACCCGGCCTCCGTCAGCAAGGCACGGGCCCGGGCGGTGTCAAAGGGCCACGGCCGCACCTTCTTGTTGAAGTAGGGGTTGGCCGGCGGAATAGGCCCCTCGGCCAGCTCTCCCTCGCCCTTGAGCAACTGGCTGACCATCAGTGGCCGGTTGACGGCATGGGCAAACGCGCGACGCACGCGCTTGTCCTGCAGGTACGGCCTCTGGAAGTTAAACAGCATGTACTGGTAGCCAGGGGCCGGGAAAGAGACGGCGCGGACGTGAGCCATACCCTTCACGCGGTCCCAGTCCTCGATCATGACCTCGCCGATGCCGAACCCGGCGCTGACGTCGAGGTCGCCCCGCTCAATTTGCGCAAGCATCGTCGCGGGCGGAATGATGCGCACGAAGACGCGGCGCACGTTTGGAGCGCCCAGGTGGTAGTTCTCGTTCAGCAGGAACTCGACAAACTGGTCGGTCTTGTACTGCACAAACTTGTAGGGGCCGTTTCCCACGGTCGGATTGTGGAAGAACGGATGCCGGGCGAGCTGGTCGGGCGGCACCTCGCCCAGGACGTGCTTGGGCAGAATGTAGACGTTGGCTCCGAACATCTCCAGGAACATGATCGGGTCCACCGGCGTGGTGGTCTTGATCTCAAACTTCTTGGGCTCCAGGATCCGGAAGCCCAACTGCGCGCCTGCCGCACGCTTCCCCCGCGCGTCCAAGCCGGCGACGGAGGCGATCTGGGCGCCCCGGTTGGTCTCGGTCCTGGGATCACTGATGGTCATGAGGGTGAACAGCACGTCCTCGGCGGTGACGGGCTTGCCGTCGTGCCAGGCGGCCCGCGGGTGAATCGTGAAGGTGTAGGTCTGGTTGTCTGCCCCGATCTCCCACCTGCTGGCGAGGGCCGGGAAGAACTTCATCTGGTTGTTCTCCACCCGCGCTTCAACCATGCCCATGAACATGAAGCGGACGCAGTAGAACCCGTAGGAGCTGTCGGTGTTGATGGGGTTGAAGTTGTTGGGCGGGCTCCACATACCTGCCACGGCAACGAACTCCGACTTGGGACCGCCCCAGACCCCTGCGGGCAGCAACAGGCCGGCAATGAGGACGATTGCGATGGCACCGGTCAACCTGGCGCGCAAACCTTTCATCCTTTTCCCTCCCCGGTAGAGCGTGTCGCGGAATTCCATATCCATAAATGTTACCCTAGTCTACTCATAGTTTCAAGCTGGGGTCGAGCGCGTCGCGCAGGCCGTCGCCCACGAAGTTAATCGTCAGCACCGAGATGAGTATCATGAACCCCGGCGGCACCCAAAGCCAGGGCATCTGCTCCAGCACCGTGAGCGACTGCGCGTCGGTAAGCATGTTGCCCCAGGAGGGCGTGGGCGGCTGCACCCCCATCCCCAGGAAGGACAGCGCCGCCTCCACCAGGATGGCATTGGCCGTCCCGAACGTTGCGGCCACCAGCACCGGGGCCATCGCGTTGGGAAGCAGGTGGCGCATCACGACCGCGGGATCCGACGCGCCGATTGCGCGGGCCGCCTGCACGAACTCCTGATGGCGTAGCGCCAGCACCTGGCCGCGTACCAGGCGGGCCACGGCAGGCCACCCCAGCAGACCCAGCACGATGATGACGTTCCACAGACTCGGCCTGCCGAAGACGCTTACCGCGAACAGAATGATAATGAGCGGCGGGAACGAGAGCATGATGTCCATGATCCGGCTCAGTACCAGATCCACGGCTCCACCGTAGTATCCGGCAATCGCGCCCACGGAAGTACCAATGAGGACGTACATCGTGACGGCCAAGATCCCTACGCTCAGAGAGACGCGCGCAGCGTAGATCAGGCGGCTCAGCACGTCGCGGCCGACGCTGTCGGTGCCCAGGAGATGCACGGAGGAAGGCCGCCCCTGGAAGATGGCAGCATCAATCGTTGTCGGGCTGTGCGGCGCCAGCAACGGCGCGGCCACCGCCATGATGGCGAGCATTCCCAGCGCGACGATCCCGACAACCGCAAGCCGGTGGCGTATAAATCGACGGAAGGCCAGCGACCAGAAGGAGGCGGTCCGAGAGGGGGCCCACTCACTCATAGCGGATACGCGGGTCAACCAACGAGTATGTGATGTCGGCCAGCAGGTTGCCCAGCGTCACCAGCAGCGCGGTGATCAAGGTTATCCCCATCAGCACCGGGTAGTCACGCTGGTTGATCGCCTCGATGGTGAGACGTCCCATGCCCGGCCATTCGAAGATCTGCTCGGTGATTACGGCGCCGCCCAGCAGCGCCGGGATCTGCAGCCCGGCGAGCGTGACGACCGGGATCAGGGCGTTGCGCAGCGCGTGCCGCCGGAGAACGGTGGCCTCGGCGAGTCCCTTGGCTCGGGCGGTTCGAACGAAGTCCTGCCCCAGCACCTCCAGCATGCTCGACCGCACGTACCGGGTAAGGGCGCCTGCCCCGGCCACGGCCAGGACCGAGGCGGGCAGGATCAGGTGCAGGAGCAGGTCGAGCAGTCCTCCGTCGCCGCCGAGGGTCATCGTACCGCCCACGGGCAGCCACCGGAGCCGCAGTGCAAACACGTAGATGCCGACCAGCCCCAGGAAGAAGGTGGGCAGACTGATGCCCAGGAAGGCGAGGAAGGTAGCCGCGTAGTCAATCCACGTGTACCGCCGCGTGGCTACCACCACCCCAATGGGAACCGCGATTAAGTACGAAAGGAGCAGCGAGGTAACGGTCAGCGTGAGTGTGGGCGCCACCCGCTCGCCAACCCTCTTCGTGACCGGCGCGCCCGTGCTGTAAGAGTACCCTAGGTTGCCGTGGACCAGCTCGTTGAGCCACTTCGCGTAGCGCACGTAGACCGGCTGGTCAAGACCCAAGGCGCGCCGCTTGATCTCGACGTCGGCCTGGCTCATGCCGGGATTGACCAACATCTGCACCGGGTCGCCGGGCGTCAGCGACATGATGAAGTAGCTCATCACCGTGATCCCGAACAGGATGGGGATGGTGACAAGCGCGCGGCGGATCAAGTAACGCTGCATGATCAGTGATGATTCTTGCGTGGCGCCGCGAACCCCTCCCCGGGCACCTCAGATCCCTGCGCGCCTCAGATCCCTGCGCACCCAAGATCCCCGGGCGCCTCAGAGGGGTCATCCGGCGGGCCGCCGAACTCCGCCGCATGGACATCGCGCGGACCGACACAGCAGGCAGGCCGGAGGTTCGGCTCTCGTTCAGCGGCGACGGCGGAACCCTCTTCGGGATTCACATCATCAACCTGCTCTTAGGCATCGTTACCCTGGGGATCTACTACTTCTGGGGCAAGGTCAGGGTGCAGCGGTTTCTTCACAGCCAGATGGAGTTCGACGGAGACCGGTTCGCCTATCACGGCACTGGCGTCGAACTGCTGGTCGGATTCCTCAAGACGCTGGGGCTGGTCGTGCTGGGCATGATCGGCCTGGCCCTGCTCCAGCTCTTTGGAGCACGCCCCGAGACCGTCTCCGTGGCCACGCTCCTGATCTACCCGGTCCTGCTCGTGGTGATACCGGTGGCCATCGCCGGTTCACGGCGGTACCGTCTGAGCCGTGCATCGTGGCGGGGCATCCGGTTTTCGTTCCGCGGACAGACAGGTGCGTTCGTCAAGATGTTCGTCTCAGGGGCGCTGCTGACCGTGATCACCTTCGGCCTGTACTACCCGTTCTTCTACAACAACATGTGGCGGCTTCTGATAAGCAACACCTACTACGGGACCGTGCGGTTCGAGTTCGACGGGAGCGGCGCCGACCTGTTCGGCAGTTTCCTCCTGGCAGTCGTGCTGACACCGCTGACCCTCGGCCTCTACTGGTTCTGGTTTACCGCGCATCGGCAGCGGTACATGTGGACGCGTACCTCGTTTGCGGCCGCGCGGTTCCGCTGCACCGTGACAGGGGGCCGGCTGTTCCGGCTCACGCTGGGCAACGGGCTGTTGCTGTTCATAACCCTGGGGCTGGCGTTCCCCTGGGTGCAGGCCCGCAACATCCGGTTCCTGTGCGGCACTCTCGCCGTCGAGGGCCTGCCGGAGA includes the following:
- a CDS encoding ABC transporter substrate-binding protein, with the translated sequence MKGLRARLTGAIAIVLIAGLLLPAGVWGGPKSEFVAVAGMWSPPNNFNPINTDSSYGFYCVRFMFMGMVEARVENNQMKFFPALASRWEIGADNQTYTFTIHPRAAWHDGKPVTAEDVLFTLMTISDPRTETNRGAQIASVAGLDARGKRAAGAQLGFRILEPKKFEIKTTTPVDPIMFLEMFGANVYILPKHVLGEVPPDQLARHPFFHNPTVGNGPYKFVQYKTDQFVEFLLNENYHLGAPNVRRVFVRIIPPATMLAQIERGDLDVSAGFGIGEVMIEDWDRVKGMAHVRAVSFPAPGYQYMLFNFQRPYLQDKRVRRAFAHAVNRPLMVSQLLKGEGELAEGPIPPANPYFNKKVRPWPFDTARARALLTEAGWDFNRTVILRVPTGNIIRERSADIIRENLIAAGVKAEIQKADFPTHMAAVRAGNYDLGLMGWAGPTDPDVSSQYRTGGQYNLSHHSIALMDQVLDEGVKTADPTKRRAVYDRFQEVFADELPVVTLYYANARTAVTKRMVNVLFDASGLFDFQTYRWVAGTQ
- a CDS encoding ABC transporter permease, with product MSEWAPSRTASFWSLAFRRFIRHRLAVVGIVALGMLAIMAVAAPLLAPHSPTTIDAAIFQGRPSSVHLLGTDSVGRDVLSRLIYAARVSLSVGILAVTMYVLIGTSVGAIAGYYGGAVDLVLSRIMDIMLSFPPLIIILFAVSVFGRPSLWNVIIVLGLLGWPAVARLVRGQVLALRHQEFVQAARAIGASDPAVVMRHLLPNAMAPVLVAATFGTANAILVEAALSFLGMGVQPPTPSWGNMLTDAQSLTVLEQMPWLWVPPGFMILISVLTINFVGDGLRDALDPSLKL
- a CDS encoding ABC transporter permease — its product is MQRYLIRRALVTIPILFGITVMSYFIMSLTPGDPVQMLVNPGMSQADVEIKRRALGLDQPVYVRYAKWLNELVHGNLGYSYSTGAPVTKRVGERVAPTLTLTVTSLLLSYLIAVPIGVVVATRRYTWIDYAATFLAFLGISLPTFFLGLVGIYVFALRLRWLPVGGTMTLGGDGGLLDLLLHLILPASVLAVAGAGALTRYVRSSMLEVLGQDFVRTARAKGLAEATVLRRHALRNALIPVVTLAGLQIPALLGGAVITEQIFEWPGMGRLTIEAINQRDYPVLMGITLITALLVTLGNLLADITYSLVDPRIRYE
- a CDS encoding YjgN family protein; translated protein: MILAWRREPLPGHLRSLRASDPCAPKIPGRLRGVIRRAAELRRMDIARTDTAGRPEVRLSFSGDGGTLFGIHIINLLLGIVTLGIYYFWGKVRVQRFLHSQMEFDGDRFAYHGTGVELLVGFLKTLGLVVLGMIGLALLQLFGARPETVSVATLLIYPVLLVVIPVAIAGSRRYRLSRASWRGIRFSFRGQTGAFVKMFVSGALLTVITFGLYYPFFYNNMWRLLISNTYYGTVRFEFDGSGADLFGSFLLAVVLTPLTLGLYWFWFTAHRQRYMWTRTSFAAARFRCTVTGGRLFRLTLGNGLLLFITLGLAFPWVQARNIRFLCGTLAVEGLPEMDAIRQEAQAASPTGEAIADFLGLDFPGLAPGW